Proteins encoded together in one Thalassotalea crassostreae window:
- a CDS encoding YbaB/EbfC family nucleoid-associated protein, whose amino-acid sequence MMMKGGMGNLMKQAQQMQAKMAKAQEEIAKMEVTGEAGAGMVKVTMTGNHNVRRVEIDESLMEDDKDMVEDLVAAAFNDAVRRVEETNKEKMGALTGGMQMPPGMKMPF is encoded by the coding sequence ATTATGATGAAAGGCGGCATGGGTAACCTGATGAAGCAGGCCCAACAAATGCAAGCGAAAATGGCAAAGGCTCAAGAAGAGATTGCTAAAATGGAAGTTACTGGCGAAGCTGGTGCTGGCATGGTTAAAGTAACAATGACGGGTAATCACAATGTACGTCGTGTTGAAATTGACGAAAGTTTAATGGAAGACGACAAAGACATGGTAGAAGATTTAGTTGCTGCAGCGTTCAATGATGCAGTACGCCGCGTTGAAGAAACTAATAAAGAAAAAATGGGTGCGTTAACTGGCGGTATGCAAATGCCTCCAGGGATGAAAATGCCATTTTAA